One Ailuropoda melanoleuca isolate Jingjing chromosome 14, ASM200744v2, whole genome shotgun sequence DNA segment encodes these proteins:
- the ZBTB14 gene encoding zinc finger and BTB domain-containing protein 14, translating into MEFFISMSETIKYNDDDHKTLFLKTLNEQRLEGEFCDIAIVVEDVKFRAHRCVLAACSTYFKKLFKKLEVDSSSVIEIDFLRSDIFEEVLNYMYTAKISVKKEDVNLMMSSGQILGIRFLDKLCSQKRDVSSPDENNGQSKSKYCLKINRPIGDAADTQDDDVEEIGDQDDSPSDDTVEGTPPSQEDGKSPTTTLRVQEAILKELGSEEVRKVNCYGQEVESMETPESKDLGSQTPQALTFNDGMSEVKDEQTPGWTTAASDMKFEYLLYGHHREQIACQACGKTFSDEGRLRKHEKLHTADRPFVCEMCTKGFTTQAHLKEHLKIHTGYKPYSCEVCGKSFIRAPDLKKHERVHSNERPFACHMCDKAFKHKSHLKDHERRHRGEKPFVCGSCTKAFAKASDLKRHENNMHSERKQVTPSAIQSETEQLQAAAMAAEAEQQLETIACS; encoded by the exons ATG GAGTTTTTCATCAGTATGTCTGAAACCATTAAATATAATGACGATGATCATAAAACTCTGTTTCTGAAAACACTAAATGAACAACGCCTGGAGGGAGAATTCTGTGATATTGCCATTGTGGTTGAAGATGTGAAATTCAGAGCACACAGGTGTGTTCTTGCCGCCTGCAGCACCTactttaaaaagcttttcaaGAAGCTTGAGGTTGATAGCTCTTCAGTAATAGAAATAGATTTTCTTCGTTCTGATATATTTGAAGAGGTCCTGAACTACATGTACACAGCAaagatttctgtgaaaaaagaagATGTTAACTTGATGATGTCATCAGGTCAGATTCTCGGTATCCGATTTTTAGATAAACTCTGTTCTCAGAAGCGTGATGTATCTAGTCCCGACGAAAATAACGGCCAATCGAAAAGTAAGTATTGCCTCAAAATAAATCGCCCCATTGGCGATGCTGCTGACACTCAGGATGATGATGTGGAAGAAATTGGAGACCAGGATGACAGTCCCTCTGATGACACAGTAGAAGGTACCCCCCCGAGTCAGGAGGACGGCAAGTCGCCCACGACGACGCTCAGGGTTCAGGAAGCAATCCTGAAAGAGCTGGGGAGCGAGGAAGTTCGGAAAGTAAATTGTTATGGCCAGGAAGTAGAATCCATGGAGACCCCAGAATCGAAAGATTTGGGGTCCCAGACCCCTCAAGCCTTAACATTCAATGATGGAATGAGCGAAGTGAAGGACGAACAGACGCCAGGCTGGACAACAGCGGCCAGCGACATGAAGTTCGAGTACTTGCTTTATGGCCACCATCGGGAGCAGATTGCCTGCCAGGCGTGCGGGAAGACATTCTCCGACGAAGGCAGGTTGAGGAAGCACGAAAAACTCCACACGGCAGACAGGCCGTTTGTTTGTGAAATGTGTACAAAAGGTTTTACCACACAGGCCCACCTGAAAGAACACCTAAAAATCCACACAGGGTATAAGCCGTACAGTTGTGAGGTGTGTGGAAAATCCTTTATCCGCGCCCCGGACTTGAAGAAGCACGAGAGAGTGCACAGTAATGAGAGACCGTTTGCATGCCACATGTGCGACAAAGCCTTCAAACACAAGTCCCACCTGAAAGATCATGAACGAAGACACAGAGGGGAAAAGCCTTTTGTCTGTGGCTCTTGCACCAAGGCGTTTGCCAAGGCGTCTGACCTGAAAAGGCACGAGAACAATATGCACAGTGAGAGGAAGCAGGTTACCCCCAGTGCCATCCAGAGCGAGACAGAACAGTTGCAGGCAGCAGCCATGGCCGCAGAAGCCGAGCAGCAGTTGGAAACGATCGCCTGCAGCTAG